CTTTCATATGCTGTATATCTAGGATATAGTGGCCATCTTCTTGTTTAAAAGCAAATAATTTTTCAAATTGACTAAGCATCCAGCCTTCCTTTAAATTCTCTTTTCGCTCTATTTTGGTGATATTTAGCCGGTTTGGCTTGGAGTTCTTGGATACGCATCAATCCATCCAAAAAAGCTTCAGGTCGCGGAGGACAACCAGAGACATAAACATCGACAGGAATAATCTCATCGATGCCTTGAAGGGTGGTGTAGTTGTCATAAAATCCACCACTACAAGCACAAGCGCCTGCGCTGATGACCCACTTGGGTTCGGTCATTTGATCGTAGATTCGCTTCAAAATCGGTGCTTGTTTATAACTCACGGTTCCTGCGATTATCATGAGGTCTGCTTGTCGGGGTGAAAATCGTACGACTTCAGCACCAAATCGTGAGATGTCAAATTTGCTTGATGCTACACTCATGAACTCAATTGCACAGCACGCAGTACCGAAGATATATGGCCACATTGAAGACTCTCTAGCCCAGGAGATTGCACTATCTAGTTTTGTCGTGATGACGGTATCGCCAAAGATCACATCTTCTTGTTTTGTTGAATTTATTGCCATTTCAAAGCCTTTGCTTGATAAATATAAATAAGTCCTGCAATTAATAGTCCCATAAAAGTGAACATTTCTACAAGGCCAAAAACACCTAAAGATCGAAGATTGACAGCCCAAGGGAACATGAAGACAATCTCCACATCAAAAAGCACAAATAAAAGGGCCACAAGATAAAATTTGACACTAAAGGCTTTATCACTTTTACCTATGGCTTTGCTGATACCACTTTCATAAGGAATGTTTTTATTTTTAGAGATTTTTTTTCTTGGACCTAGCTTACTAGTCGTCAAAAAAAGTATCGGAATCATGATGGCCAAAACCGCCACGATAACAGAGGATAAGAATAATTGTGAAGACATGTCGCGCCTTATTTTTATGAGATTAAAAACAGTGAACATCATAACAAAAGAAATTTAAAACAAAAGTAAAAAAAAAGAGTCAATTTAATAAATAAGGTGTCTATGAATCGTGAAAATATAGTATAATTCCATTAAAAATATTAATATATAAAAAGGTACATCATGATAGATAAAGAGACTATAGCAAAAGAGTTGGATACTTTGATTGAAATAAGAACAGATTTTTATGATTTTCTCGATGCAAATATCCCTAAAGATAAGCGTGAGATTAACTACGATTTTTCCAATAATCCGACACTAGATGCGCAACGGGTTTATGAACATTTTCACAAGCTTGATTATCAAGCTAGAAAATTGCGAGGGTACCTTGTCCAAGCTTATGATTTAAAAGCAGAGTGATATCATGTCAAAGATACGCATAAACAAACAACATTTTTTTCACAATTTGGAATATTTGACACAAAAAGCAGGTGGCAAAGAAAAATTGATGGCGGTGTTAAAAGACAATGCTTATGGTCATGATCTGCTTATTATGGCAGGGCTTGCACGTGAGTTTGGCATCAAAAAAGCAGCGGTGAAGAATCTCGATGAAGCGTTGCAGATACAAGAGTATTTTGATGAGATTTTGATATTGGCCGATCATCCTCCTCACAGATTATATCCTGATAATATCTCGTTTGCTGCGCTTTCATTTGAGTTTCTCAAGACGTTTCCAAAACATGCCAATATCCACTTAGCAATCGACACAGGAATGCACCGAAATGGGGTGCAGATGGATGAAATCGAAGCGGCACTGGCGTACATCAAAGCAAACGAACTCAATCTCAAAGGTGTCTTTACACATTTTAGAAGTGCCGATGAGATGAATGGTGAGCTGTTTTGGCAAAAAGAAAATTTTAAAGCAAGTAAAGCAAGAGTGCAACAATGGATAGATGAACACAAAATGCAAATGCCAAATTTTCACTGCTGTAATTCAGCAGCACTTTTGCGCCAAGAGGGTGCACTTGAGGATGATTTTGCTAGATGTGGTATTGCGATGTATGGATATACGCATATCGATAAACGCATTGGCACGTATGATCTCAAGCCTGTGATGTCATTGGTTGCTAATAGACTCAACACGCGAGTGCTACAAAAGGGGCAAAGAGTTGGTTATGGTGGAGTTTATGAAGCAAGAGAAGATACGGTGATTTCGACTTATGATATCGGATATGGGGATGGATTTTTCCGGTATGATGGCAGAGGAGATCTAAAAATCGCCAATGGGCAGAAAATTTTAGGACGCGTTTCTATGGATAGTATGTGTATTGCAGGAGATGCCGATGAGGTGTGTCTGTTTGATGATGCTACTGAGCTAGCAGAGTATTTCAGCACCATCACCTACGATGTCATCACCAAATTGATGCCATGGATCAAGAAAGAAGTGATATAACGCATCTCAGATAAATCGTTTATGAATCCATTACTTACCTAAAGTATCGTAAGAGAGGGTTAAGTATATTATGTATATAATCTTCAAAACAAAACAAAGGTGATAAGATGAGAAATGATTTTATGAAAGCCATGGATTTTAGACATGCATGCAAGGTGTTTGATGATACGAAAAAAATCTCTGATGAAGATATGAGATACATCCTAGAAGCGGGTAGAAAATCGCCGTCTTCTTTTGGAATGGAAGCATGGAAATTTTTGGTAATTACCAATGATGCATTAAAAGAGAAGCTAAAACCCGCGTGCTGGAATCAAGTACAAATCACATCGTGCTCACACCTCGTACTTGTATTAGCAGGTATTGATAGTGTCAAGGTAGAATCAGGAGTTGTCGCCAAACGATTTAAAAGAAGAGCCATGCCTCAAGATAAACTTGATTTTTATCTTGGACTTTATGCTGAACATCTCAAAGATGTGTTGAATACGGATGAAAATATCTACGCATGGACAGCAAGACAAACCTACATCGCAGCGGCTAATATGATGACAGCCGGAGCCTTTATCGGTATCGATTCGTGTCCGATAGAGGGATTTGACAAAAAACAAGTCGAAGAAATCTTGGGTCTAGATACAACCAAATATCAACTTGCAATGGTATTGCCTTTTGGATATAGAATCAATCCGCAATCTGAACAATTGCGCCTCCCGTTTGATGAAGTGGTGGAATTTATCAAATAAACTCAAGCGTCACTTTATATTTCTTCATTTGTGAAACATTTGCACTTTGGCAAATGTTTCCTCCACCGTTTTTCACTCTTTAAAACTAGACTGATTCATCACGAAAAGTTTCTCTCCAGAGCATAAGCCAATGAACAAATAGCATATCTTGACAAAGCGTACGATATTCAGTACAATATAAAAAATATAGTAAAGGGTTAGTTATGACAAAAGTTATGTCGGTAAGTCAAGTTAGAGCAGATATTTACAATGTTATGGATGAAACGGCACAAACTCATGAACCTGTACTTATTACGGGAAAAAGAAACAATGTCGTGATGCTTTCTCAAGAAGACTGGAATGCAATAGAAGAAACACTATATTTAAACTCTATACCAAATATGGCATCTTCAATTCAAGAATCAATGAGTGCAGATGACAGTGAGTTTAGTGAAACTGTTGAATGGCAGAGTACAAAGTACTTTATAGTACGTTAGCATTAAAAGATGCCAAAAAACTATCAAGTGCATCTTTAGATAAAAAAGCAAAAGAGCTTATTGAGATCATCAAAAAAGACCCGTTTCAAAATCCACCTCCTTATGAAAAACTAGTAGGAAATTTACAAGGTTCATATTCAAGAAGAATAAATATACAGCATCGACTGGTTTATGAAGTAAAAGAAGATAATAAAGTAATAAGAATTTCTAGAATGTGGTCGCATTATGAATAATAGGTTATTGCCAATATCTGAGCTCTTTATGCCATATATGTGAGAATATTGTTCTACCTCTGACTTTCCCATCTGCTCAGGATGTTTTTTATCATGATACAGTATATACTGTTTTGCCCAATTAGGTATAGGCTTTTTCTGTTTTGAGACTATAGCGCTTCACTCTGATCTTATCTCGTAAAATATCAAGTAACTTTTTGTCTTTCTGCAAAATATTTTCCCTAGTTTTAATGTCTTTTTATCACAAAATTATAGCTTATTTATTAATAGAATATTAAACATAATTCATATAATGCAAACATCGCATATCATTGTATTTATAGCAAAATTAAGTGTAGCATTACTATAATATTGGTATTAATAAATAGTTGTATGTTGCCGCTTTGCCTCAACATACAACGGTCGGACTGAGCTCTAAACGAGCCACCAACCAATTGTCGTGCTCCGCTTCGCTACACACAACAATTGGCAGGAGTCTCACACCAAGGTATCTTCAGAAAATCACAAGTGAATTTTCTGAAATATACATTAGTGAAGCTCAGCCCGACCGTTATATTAAAAAGGGAAATTGATGACACTTTCAGACTATGCTTCAATCGCGACCATAGGAGCATTTTTAGTAACACTAATATCACTAGCATTTTCAGCAAAACGTTATTTAGATATTAGAACAAGAGAGGAAGAGGTATTTAGATTTAAAACATATCATAGGCTATTAAAGACTATCAGTAAAGGTAGCGATGAAAATGGTATTTTAAAATTAGTAAGTCAAGTTGCATATATTTATGAACTCCGAAATTTTCCTGAGTATAAAGATTTGACAAAGAAAACTTTAAATCAATTAAGAAAAGAATGGTCACATGATGAAGCATCAGATATTAAACCATTACTAAAAGAGGCGATAGATGATACTATTTCCGTTATCGAAGCTTCTTCAAAATATAACAAAACCTGGAGACAAATAGTTTACTTTAACGGGTAAACTATTTCTCAAGACAACCGTTATGAATATAAATATTCAAGGAGATAATTATGGAAAGTAAATTAAATTTAAATGCTGGTGATACACTTAAACAGACTGAACATAAAATGAAAGGTCCTATGCAGGAAACCGATATATGGACATATGAAATACTTAATCAAGATGGAGAAGTTGTTGGTTCAGTAATACACAAAGACCACACAGCAATAAAAGGTTTTCGTAGAACTCAAAGTGTAGAACAAAAAGATAGTTCAGGAAATGTTATTGTAAGTACATCGTGGTAGTGATTAAAATTCATACAAGTACTAGGAGAGAAACAAGTAGCCTAGTGGTGACTTATTTCTCAAGGTAACCGTTATGTGAACAAGAAAACTATTATATATGGAGGGAATTTTGGAAAAAATAGATTATGAGTATGCAGGTTTTTGGGTTAGAGTTGGAGCAACATTGATAGATGTTGCTTTATTATTAATGATTACATTACCGTTAACATTAATGATATATGGAAGCGATACAGTATGGAATAGCGAAGATATGATTTTAGGTCCAGCGGACTTTTTAATAAATTATTCTTTGCCATTTTTTGCAACAATAATTTTTTGGATGTATAAATCAGCTACTCCAGGCAAAATGGTTTTACACTTAAAAGTTCTTGATGAAGAAACAGGACATAAATTAACAATAGGACAAAGTATTGGAAGATACTTTGCATATATACCTGCTATGCTAATTTTTATGCTTGGGATATTTTGGGTGGCTTGGGATAGGAAAAAACAAGGTTGGCATGATAAATTAGCTAGAACTGTCGTTGTGAGAAATAAAAAACGAACAGAAGATGTCAAGTTCACATAACAATTACTAGGAGATAAATAAGTAGCCTAACGGCGACTTATTTATCAAGATAAACGTTAAATGAAAAAGGAAACTTAAAATGTCAAAAACATATAGATTGTTTATCAGTCATTCATGGGCATATGGAGATGCATATGACAAGGTAGTAAATATGATAACAAGCCAAGGAATTAAATTTTATGATCATTCTGTCCCACGCCATGACCCAATTCATACAAATTGAACAGATAAACCACTATTTGGTATAACAAAAACTAGGAAAGAAATATGAAGCCAAAGTGCGGCTTCATATTTTTCAAGACACCCGTTAGGTAATAAGGGAACAAATGCATAATATCGAAGATAATATAATGAATTTTTTTCAGCAGTTAATTAGTGATGAAAATCATAGATACAAATCATGGGAACATTGTTTTTTGTATTTTTCACAAGATGTTAATCAAATTGACAAAGAAATAGCTTGTTTACATCTATCATTTTATCTTGCAAGTTGGGGTATGTATAGAGGTTCAAGTTTTCTTCTATGGCAAGATTATCTGATTCATGATAAAGTTGTTGAAGAGATATTAAAGTATAAACATCTGCAAAATATTGATTTTGATAATTTTGATGTAAAAGATAAAAATTTTAAAGATATTTTTGAGTTATCAAATTTTATAGAAAATTGGTATCCATCCAATATTAAAAATATTCCAGAGAAACCTGACAAAGTTATTAATGTGACAGACACTTTATTAACTAAAATTTTATTGGGAACGCTTGGTTGTATTCCTGCATATGATAGATTTTTTAAAGATGGATTAAAAATAAAAAATATACAACCATATACTAAATTATCAAAAAAAAGTTTTTTAGAAGTAGTTAAATTTTATCAAGAAAATAAAAATGACTTTTTAATAGTTCAAGAAAACATTGAGGAGAAAATTCGAATAAAATACCCTATAATGAAATTGGTTGATATGTATTTCTTTACTCTAAGTTTTGCATCATATAACAAATCATTGGAGAGAAATATTTGAAAGAAGATGAACTTATAGAAAACTTTACAGATATTATTCAACCAAATATTGATGATATAAAAAATATGATTAATAGTACAAACAACAAACTGTTTACCCTTAATTCCATTCTATTTATCATAGTTCTCGGTGCACTCTTTTTAACTAACCATTTTAACTTACACATTATATTTTTTATTATGACATTATTTATTTCAGTAATGATTTCTTATCTAGGAAATTATACATTTAACTATGAATATCATGATATTTTAGAAAGAACTATTTTCCCAAAAATTTTAAATATTTTAGTCAAAGATGGAAGTTTTACTATTAATACACATTTAGAAGAAGATGCTAAAAATTCAGATATTTTTTCTATATATGAATATTTCATTGCTTCTGCAACTATTCAAAGTAAATGGTCTATCCAATTTGCTTTGAATAACAGGCAGATACATATTTCTTCTACTTATATTGATTTATCAGACATCAATAATCCAGCAGTACCCTTTTCAGATAAAAACAAAGGTTTATTTATAACTATTGAAAATATTGACTTTTGTAATTCAGAAATTTATATTTTTGAAAATAAATTATTACATTCTATGAAAGAAGTTTCAAAAATATTAAAAAAAGATTTGACTAATGATAATTCTTTATATGATAAATTTACAGTTGTATCAAAAACCTTAAACAAAGAGTCCAAAAACAAGATAGTTCAAATACTAAACTTGTTTAATCAAGATGTGTCAATTACACTGAGAAAAAATAAAATGTATATATTTGTACACAAAGAGTTTACTTGTTTTGATGCAAATTATTATACAAATGGTAGAATACCTAGTTATTTTGATTATATTGAACTTTTAAAAATTAAAAATTCAATTGAAGAGGTTATAGCAATAACTAAAGAAGTTTAACAAAACATAGTAGCTAATAAATTATCTAGCGGCAATTATTAGCTATCTTCAGTCGTTAAACACACAAAAGGGTTAAAATTGAAAAATAAATTTACTTTATATATAAAAATATTTCTCTTCATATTTTTTATATTTTCTAACGGATATGCAAAAAGCAATACAAATTCACCGAACAATGAACTTGAAATTTTTAAAGCAATCGATTCAAAAGATTATGAAAAAATTAATAATCTTTTAAAAAATGGAGTAAGCCCTTGTTTAAAAAGAGAGAAAAAATATGAAACATATACAAATGTAGATTTTGCTTTTAATCATGCAATTATCACAGGTGATATCAAAATTGTAAAATCTTTTTTACCATATATTGAAAATATCACAAAACCTTCTTGTTTATATAATCCTTCTCTCTTTTATGCGATCAAAAATGATGATGTCAAAATGATCCAATTTTTAATAGATAGTGGAGCTGATGTTAATTTTCCAACTAAACTATATAGAAAAGAGACACCTATTCAAGAAGCATTATTAGAAAGAAAAATACATTCTGCTCAGAAACTCATAGATAATGGTGCGAGTATAGATAAAAATATAGGTTTTCAATCATTAGAACTTGCCATAAAAAATTTAAATATTAAAGTTGTACAATTTTTAATTGATAACAAATATGATGTAAACTTTCAAAATAAAGACGGAAATACTATACTACATCTCATGGCGATGGGGATCGTAGAAAAAAATTTACAAAGTATCGAAACATATATTGAGAAAAAAGAATATATTAAACGATTCCCTGATACTTATGTAAAAGCTCAAGAACAGGTAAAAAGACTAAAAACTAATTTTAAAAATTATTCTAAAATAGCGAAACTTCTGTTACAAAACGGAGCCGATACTAAACTAAAAAATAATGCTGGTAAAACACCATTAATGATTGCCAATGAAAACAATACCGATACAATGCTTGAAGTTTTAAAAAATGCAAAACAATAAATACATAAAATGTCTAACAAAAACGAGGAGACCAATAATTTACCCTAGCGGGAAAATTATTGCTCACGATAAACGTTATCTAATCAAATACAAATTGACATCCCAATGTAATTACAATATAATTACACAAAGGAGTTTATTATGACAACACTTACAAAGATTGGAAACTCACAAGGAATTAGAATTCCTAAACCATTAATACAACAAGCACACCTTGAAAATGTAAATTTAGAACTAGAAGTTTTAGAAAATGGTTTATTAATAAAACCAATAAATAATACAGATAGAAGCACATGGAAAGAAAATATTGAAAAAGTTATTTCTAATCATAAAGGAGTTGAAGACGAAGGTGTTTTAGATGACTTACTTAATGATAATGACTTGGAAGACTGGCAATGGTAGTAGATATCAAAAGGTTTGAAATACACTTGGTAAAGTTAAATCCTACAGTTGGTTCTGAAATTCAAAAAACAAGGCCATGCATTGTAGTTTCTCCAAACGAGATGAATGTTTTAAAAACCGTAATAGTTGCACCTATGACCTCTAAAGGTTTTGATTTTATATTTAGACCCAAAATAAAGTTTGACAAGAAAGATGGATTAGTGTTACTAGATCAGATTAGAACAGTTGATAAAACAAGACTTGTAAAAAAGCTTGGAGATGTTGATACAGCAACATCAAAAGAAATTTCAAAAATGCTTATTAATATGTTTGAATTGTAATCAAATGATAGAAAATATGATATATTACAAAGCGTTCAGTTTAAAACAAAATATACTCAAGAAAATGAAACCGTAAAAAGCTAAAACAAAAAGGACTTAATGAATATTTTGATACAATGACATCTTTACAGCAAAGAGATAAAAGCATAAAAGAAGCGGTGCAGGGTGGCTATAAGCAAAGTGAAATCGCAGAGTTTTTGCAACTCTCAGGAACAACGATATCTAAAATTATGGCAAAGCTTAGTCCATGAAAAATAGGTTATTCCCAATACCTAACCCCTTTTTTATTAGCTCATTTTAACCGTTAAACCAACACAAAGGAATATAGTAAATTGCAAAGATCTTATTACTCCAATACAATTAGTAAATTTATTACAGAGAATACAAACACAATTCTTGGTGAACTAGCACGACATCACAATCATGCCTTAGAGGATTTACAAAGAAATGCATGGATAAAACAAATTGATATATTAAAACAAGCATTTTACAATTATAAAGATGGTCATATTTTCTTTGAATTTGCAATTCCTAGAATGGGAAAGCGTGTTGATAATATTATAATTATTAATGATTCAATATTTGTTATTGAATTTAAAGTTGGTTCAACAACATATGACAATAATGCGATAGAGCAAGTTATAGACTACTCACAAGACTTAAAAAACTTTCATGAAGGTAGTCATACTCAAAAATTATTTCCCATACTTATTGCAACTGAAGCAAAAAGTTTTGAAAGTAAAATTGAGCCATTACAAGATAAATTATATAAACCTCTTTTTGCAAATAAAAACTCTATTTTAAGCACAATAGAAGAATGTCTAAAGTTAGAACGAGTAGATAATATAGATCCGTTAATATGGGAAAACTCAATCTATAAACCAACTCCAACTATTATTGAAGCAGCTCAAGCATTATATAAAGGTCATAATGTTAAAGAGATTTCTAGATCAGATTCTGGTGCTATAAATTTGTCTATTACAACAGATAAAATTAACCAAATTATAAATAGTTAGAAACAAATAAGAAATCAATTTGTTTTATTACAGGGGTTCCAGGTGCAGGCAAAACACTAGCAGGCTTAAATATTGCAAATGAAAGGATGAATATTGATGAAAACGAACATGCAGTTTTCTTATCAGGAAATGGTCCACTAGTTGATGTATTAAGAGAAGCTCTCACAAGGGACGAAGTTAATAATGCAAAAAAGAAAGGGCAAAAGCTAACAAAAAGAGAGGCTGCAATTAAAACACATGCTTTTATTCAAAATATTCACCATTTTCGCGATGACTCATTAGGTACAGCTAAAGCACCAATTGAAAAAGTAGTAGTATTTGATGAAGCTCAAAGAGCTTGGAATCAAGGGCAAACAAGCTCTTTTATGAAAAGAAGAAGAGGACTAGATAATTTTGAGTCATCAGAACCAAGATTCTTAATTGATGTAATGAATAGACATCAAGACTGGTCTACAATCATTTGTTTAGTAGGTGGCGGACAAGAGATAAATACTGGTGAGGCAGGATTAGAAGAATGGATTAGTTCGTTAAAAAATCATTTTCATGACTGGAATATATATTTATCAAATTCGATAATAGAAGATAAAAACTATTTGAAAGATAATGCATTAAAAGAGTGGTTACACGAAAATGCCACTATAGATAAAAACTTACACTTATCCGTTTCAGTTAGATCTTTTCGCTCAGAGAAGCTATCCGACTTTATTCACTCTATTTTAGATATTGACACAACAAAGGCTAGACGTTTATATAATGACTTTTTAAAAAATGATTATCCTATATTGGTTACAAGAGATTTTGAAAAAGCAAAAAAATGGTTAAAATCAAAAGCAATTGGAAGTGAAAGAAGTGGTGTAGTTGCATCATCTGGAGCATATCGTTTAAGGCCATTTGGGATAAATATAAAAAATCAGATTGATGCTCCCGTTTGGTTTTTAAACAATAAAGATGATATTAGATCTTCGTATTTCAATGAAGAAGTGGCAACTGAATTTGACATTCAAGGACTTGAACTTGATTGGACATGTGTATGTTGGGATGGAGACTTTTATTTTCACAACAACCAATGGATGTTTAGAAAATTCAAGGGTACAAAATGGCAAAATATAAATAAAGAGATCATAAAAAATTATTTATTGAATGCTTATAGAGTTTTACTTACGAGAGCCAGACAAGGGATGATTATATTTATACCTAATGGATCATTAGATGACCAAACAAGGTTACCAGAATTTTATGATGAAACCTATGAATATATTAGGAAGATCGGTATACAAGAGCTTTAACAAAACATAGTAGCTACTATCTATCTCAAAAGTAGAACCGTTGATGTTCCCAAATATATCAATAAAACTCATAGCCTCATGATAATCTTTGATAAGTTCATCGATACATAAAAAATCAAGCTGCTTTGGTCTTTTTTATTTGTGAATAGCCATTGACAAAAATCGCCGAAACGACAAATGCGCCACCGATAAGTGTGCTGCTAGGGACTACTTCTCCTATAAAAAGCCAGAGCCAGACGGGAGCTAGTGTGGTTTCTACCGTAGAGAAGATGCCAACTTCAGCAGAGCTTATATATTTTGTAGCCCCATAGATAAAATACATTGCGACAACTTGCATCATGCCCATCAAAAAGAGCCAGAAAATGCTCATAAGCGGTATGTCAAAGGGATTTTTTGCTATGAAGCCCATGACCGTCATCAAAAAAAATCCACTCAATGAGATGAGTAAGTAATGAGAAAAATGAGGAAATTTTCTCAGAAGCGTAAGCTGAAGCCCCATTGCCACAGCTAAAAGAATACCCAAAAAATCACCAAGCAAATTTCCCCCAAGATTGACAGAGTTTTGCACGATGAGAAATACTCCAAAAAAAGATAAAAAGATGGCTAAAAGGGTCTCTTTCTTCACTTTTTCTTTTAAAATAAAATATGAAAAGATAGCGGCAAAAAAAGAGGAGGTTGCCAAAAGAACGACGGTATTAGCGGCGATTGTGTATTTTACTGAAAATACAAACAAAGAAGTACCAATTCCCGATATCAAAGAGATGCAAATGATAATAAAGATGCTTTTTTTATCTTTAGGGATCACATCTTTTTTGCCTTTTATGAGCATGAAAGAAAACATGATTAAGCCCATAAAAAGACCTCTATAAAAAGAGATGATAGAAGCATCTGTGTTGGCCAACCGGACAAGAAGCGCATCAAAACTTATAATTCCAACACCAAAAGCGGCAAAAAACATGCCTTTTAATCTAGTATTTAACATGAAAGTATAGGGAGTGTAAAGTTCATTATTTATCCAATTATCTATGAGATGTATGTGTTTTATTTGAGTGAAATTATACCATTATTGACTCTTTTATCCCTTTAATCATTGTTTCATAGTTTTGTGGTTACAATATAATTTCTAAATATAAACTTATAGGATTGTGATGGATAGCTTAATTTCAACATTTTTTAAAAGGTTACGATTTCAATGAATCTATCAAAATCCCTCTACACCAAAGCCATCCAATGCCCCAAATCCTTATGGCTCAAAAAGTACAAGCCAGAGGTTTTAACCCCGCCAGATGCCAGTGCACTTGCACGGTTTGAGACGGGCAATGTCGTGGGCGATTTGGCGTGTGAGTTGTTCCCAGGTGGTCGAGAGATTCCTTATGATTCACGGGATTTTAAAAGCATGGCACAACGGACGCAAGCATACTTGGAAGAGGGCGTTGAAAACATCTATGAGGCGACATTTATCTATGATGGTATCGTGGTGATGGTGGATATCCTGCGCCAAACGCCTGAGGGCTTGGCGCTTTATGAGGTGAAGAGTTCCACCGATGTGAAGCCAATCTATCTACATGATGTCTCCATCCAGCTTTATGTTTTGGAATCTCTTGGCTATACGGTACGTGCTTGTCATGTCGTGCATATCAATTCTGGTTACGTGCGAGATGAAATGCTAGAGTTGGACAAGCTCTTTATGGTGGTGGATGTGAGCGATGCGGTGCAACAGATGCAAGCCTCGATTCCACAAAAGTTAGAGGAGTTTAAAACATACCTAAGCGATAGTCTCCATGAACCTGACATCGACATCGGCAAACACTGCAATCATCCCTACGAGTGCGATGCAAAGGCGTATTGCTGGAAAACCCAGCGCCATATTCCAGAGTATAGCGTCTTTAATATCTTCAATCTCGGCAGTAAAAAACAACAACAACTCTATGCCCAAAACATCATCATGATAGAAGATATTCCCGATGATTTTGCGATGACATCTATCCAAAAACAAAAGGTTGACAACTGGAAAATGCAGCGCACATTTATAGATCATGATGCGATTGCTGAGTTTTTGGAAACACTGAACTATCCGCTATATTATCTAGATTTTGAGACTTTTGTGCAAGCTATCCCTTTGTGGCGTGGTGTGAGTCCCTACCAACAGATACCGTTTCAGTATTCACTTCATATAGAAGATGCTGATGGTACTTTGGCACATCGAGAGTTTTTGGCGCAATCTGGAAGTGACCCAAGACGTGCTTTGGCAG
This genomic window from Sulfurospirillum sp. 1612 contains:
- a CDS encoding type II toxin-antitoxin system PemK/MazF family toxin is translated as MVVDIKRFEIHLVKLNPTVGSEIQKTRPCIVVSPNEMNVLKTVIVAPMTSKGFDFIFRPKIKFDKKDGLVLLDQIRTVDKTRLVKKLGDVDTATSKEISKMLINMFEL
- a CDS encoding DUF2075 domain-containing protein, which codes for MTGVPGAGKTLAGLNIANERMNIDENEHAVFLSGNGPLVDVLREALTRDEVNNAKKKGQKLTKREAAIKTHAFIQNIHHFRDDSLGTAKAPIEKVVVFDEAQRAWNQGQTSSFMKRRRGLDNFESSEPRFLIDVMNRHQDWSTIICLVGGGQEINTGEAGLEEWISSLKNHFHDWNIYLSNSIIEDKNYLKDNALKEWLHENATIDKNLHLSVSVRSFRSEKLSDFIHSILDIDTTKARRLYNDFLKNDYPILVTRDFEKAKKWLKSKAIGSERSGVVASSGAYRLRPFGINIKNQIDAPVWFLNNKDDIRSSYFNEEVATEFDIQGLELDWTCVCWDGDFYFHNNQWMFRKFKGTKWQNINKEIIKNYLLNAYRVLLTRARQGMIIFIPNGSLDDQTRLPEFYDETYEYIRKIGIQEL
- a CDS encoding DMT family transporter encodes the protein MFFAAFGVGIISFDALLVRLANTDASIISFYRGLFMGLIMFSFMLIKGKKDVIPKDKKSIFIIICISLISGIGTSLFVFSVKYTIAANTVVLLATSSFFAAIFSYFILKEKVKKETLLAIFLSFFGVFLIVQNSVNLGGNLLGDFLGILLAVAMGLQLTLLRKFPHFSHYLLISLSGFFLMTVMGFIAKNPFDIPLMSIFWLFLMGMMQVVAMYFIYGATKYISSAEVGIFSTVETTLAPVWLWLFIGEVVPSSTLIGGAFVVSAIFVNGYSQIKKTKAA
- a CDS encoding DUF2779 domain-containing protein, which translates into the protein MNLSKSLYTKAIQCPKSLWLKKYKPEVLTPPDASALARFETGNVVGDLACELFPGGREIPYDSRDFKSMAQRTQAYLEEGVENIYEATFIYDGIVVMVDILRQTPEGLALYEVKSSTDVKPIYLHDVSIQLYVLESLGYTVRACHVVHINSGYVRDEMLELDKLFMVVDVSDAVQQMQASIPQKLEEFKTYLSDSLHEPDIDIGKHCNHPYECDAKAYCWKTQRHIPEYSVFNIFNLGSKKQQQLYAQNIIMIEDIPDDFAMTSIQKQKVDNWKMQRTFIDHDAIAEFLETLNYPLYYLDFETFVQAIPLWRGVSPYQQIPFQYSLHIEDADGTLAHREFLAQSGSDPRRALAEKLVADIPCHVDVLAYNMSFEKRVIASLATQFEDLSEPLMCLHDNIKDLMIPFQKGHYATPLMKGSYSIKYVLPALVPQMEQAYKQLEGIQNGGDAMNAFASLHDKSEQEQKKVRAQLLKYCELDTLAMVRVLGKLKKI